The genomic stretch CCTGGCGCGGGAAATCTCGATGCGGGACATGGCCCGCTTCCAGGACGAGGCCAACGAGGGGCTGCCGCCGCTCGAAGTCTTCGTCCACGGCGCCCTCTGCGTCGCCTACTCCGGCCAGTGCCTGACCAGTGAGTCCCTCGGCCAGCGGAGCGCGAACCGGGGCGAGTGCGCCCAGGCCTGCCGCCTCCCCTACGGCCTGGTCGTCGACGGCGCGGTGAAGGAGCTCGGCGACAAGGCCTACCTCCTCTCCCCGCAGGACCTCGCCGCCGTCGCCGAGGTGCCGAAGCTGATCGAGCTCGGCGTCGCGAGCTTCAAGATCGAGGGCCGCCTGAAGGCACCCGAATACGTCGCCGCCGTCTGCCAGGTCTACCGGAAGGCGATCGACGCCGCGCTGGAGCATCGGGAAGAGGCCGTCACCGAGGCCGATTACCGGAAGCTGGAGCTGACCTTCTCGCGCGGCCTCTTCTCCGGCTGGATGCACGGCGTGAACCACCAGCAGCTCGTCCACGCCCGCTACTCGAACAAGCGCGGCCCCCTCGTCGCCCACGTGCGGAAGACGCGGCCCGACGGAAGCGTCGAGGTCGAGTGGACGGGCGAGCCGCTCCGCCCCGGCGACGGCCTCCTCTTCGACTCGGGCGGCGACCAGAACCGGCAGCAGGGGGGCCGCATCTGGACGGCGGCCGGGGCGCGGGGGAACCACCTCGCCTTCGAGCAGGGCCGGATCGACACCGCCCGCCTCCGCCCCGGCGACGCCGTCTACCAGACCGACGACCCCCGCCTCGACGCCGCCCTCCAGAAGACCTTCGCCCGCGACCCCGAGCCGAAGCGCGAGCGGCGCTCCGTCTCCTTCGCCGTCTCGGGCCGCGCCGGGGAGCCGCTCCGCCTCGAAGCGACGCTCGATGGAACCCCCGCCAAGGTCGTCCTCCTCTCCGCCGTCCCCCTCGACACCGCCCGGAACCGCCCCCTCACCGAGGCCGGATTGCGCGACCCCTTGGGCCGCCTCGGCGAGACGCCCTTCGTCCTCGGCGCGGTCCACTCCGCCCTCGAAGGGGAGACGATCCTCCCCGTCAGCGAATTGAACCGCCTCCGCCGCGAGGCCGTCGCGGCGCTGGAGAAGGCGGCCGAGGGCAAGGCGAAGCCCGCCGCGCCCGCGCCCGGCGTCCCCGCCTTGCGGCGGCTCCTCCCGCCGGTGCCGGGGAAGGCCGATCCCGCTCCCGCTACCCTCTCGGTCCTCTGCCGCACCCTCGACCAGATCGCGGCCCTCCTCGCCTCCGATCAGGCCCCCCGGATCTACGCCGATTTCGAGGACATCCGCCGCTACAAGGAGGCCGTCGCCCTCGTCCGCGAGGCCCAGGAGAACAGCAGCCAGGCCGAAATCTGGCTCGCCACCCCCCGCATCCAGAAGGCGGCGGAGCAGGGCTTCTTCAAGCTGATCGAGAACGCCGCCCCCGACGGCGTCCTGATCCGCAACCTCGGCGCGCTCGACTATTTCAAGACCTCCCCGCTGCGGAAGTGCGGCGACTTCTCCCTCAACGTCGCCAACGCCCTCACCGCGCAGATCCTCATGCGGCCCGAGTCGGGGCTGGGGCTCGAAACCGTCGCGATCTCCTACGACCTCAACGCGCGGCAGGTCGAGGACCTCCTCCGCTCGGCCCCGCCCGCGTGGTTCGAGATCGTCCTCCACCAGCACATGCCGATGTTCCATATGGAGCATTGCGTCTTCGCCGCCTTCCTCTCCGAGGGGAAGGACCACACCGACTGCGGCCGCCCGTGCGACCGGCACCGCGTGGCGCTGAAGGACCGGGTCGGCATGGTCCACCCCGTCGTCGCCGACGTCGGCTGCCGGAACACCGTCTTCCATGGCCGGGCGCAGAGCGGGGCCGCCTACGTGGCCCCCTTCCGCGCCGCCGGGGCCGGGCGCTTCCGGCTGGAGCTCCTCCACGAGGACGGCCCCTCCGCCCGCCGCATCTACGAGACCTACCGCCGCCTCCTCGACGGCGGGACGACGGCCTCCTCCCTCATCGCCGAGCTCCGCGTCGCCGACCAGCTCGGCGTCACCAGCGGGACCTTGACGGTGCTGGGATAATGGGGGCCTCCATGAGCGCCTCCCCTTCCGATTCCCCGCTTTCCTCCCCCTACGGCCGGGCCGTCGCCCATCCCGCCTTCCCCGTCCTCTTCCCCGCCCTCCTCTGGCTCGCCTTCACCCCGCTGCTGGCGATCCACCCGCTCGCCGTCTACGTCGTCTATCCGATCCAGGTCTTCGCCGTCCTCATCGCCCTCGGCTTCCAGGCCTCGCGCCTCGGCGTCCCCCTCGCGGGAAGCGGGGCGGGGGTCTTCCGGCCGATGTTCAGCTTCGGCGCGGGGCTCCTCGCCTTCGCCGCGTGGGCCGTCGTCCAGACCGTCTGGCCGATGCCGCCCCACGGCCTCGCGCTGCCGGGGAACGTCGGGGAGCCGTTCAATCCCTATTACATTTTCGGGGCGGGGGCCGTCGCCCGGGGGGAGGCCGCCTTCCGGCTCCTCGGCGCGGGGATCGTCCTCCCGCTCGTCGCCGAGATGGCGATCCGGGGCTGGCTGATGCGGCGGCTGATCGCGCGCGATTTCCTCTCCGTCCCGCTCGCCTCCTTCACCCCGTTCTCCTTCCTCGCCAGCACCGTCGCCTTCGCCCTCTTTCGCCCCACGGCGTGCGGGCCGGAAATCGCCGCCGCGCTGATCCTCGGCATCTGGTTCCTCGCCTCGCGGAACTTCGCGGGCGTCCTCCTCGCCTCGATCGTCTGCCACCTCCTCGCCGCCCTCGACGCCGTCACGGCTGCGAAGTGGGTGCTTTGGTAGGGACGGGAATGACGACCTGCCCGAGGGTGTTGTCCCCCTCGAAGACCCGGGCGGCGTCGGCGACGCTCATCGTGATCCGCTTGCCGCCGTCCTCCTGCGTTTCGGAATAGGGCTCGCCGAAGGCCGTCTTGAAATCGGGGTTCTTTTCCGCGGGGAAGCCGACGATGCTCATCCAGCTCCCGTCGGGGTCGGTCCACGACTTCAGCGTGACGAAATAGGCGGCGTGCCGCGCCTTCGCGATCTCGTAGATGCCCTTCGTCGAGATGAGGGCCGACCCGGTCGGGCCGCCCTTCTTGCGGATGACCTGGACCTTCGAGGTATGGGTCGTCTCGTTGCGCTCCAGCTCGTTCACCTTGATGTCGAAGGCGGGATCGGTCCCCGGCCATTTCGTCGAGTCGAAGCGGACAAGCGGGCCGTCGATGCTCTGACCGAACGAGGCGGGAACGAGAGCGGTGCCGAGCCAGACGAGAAGAAGAACGAGGCGGCGCATGGACCCACTGTAGCACGCCGCACAAGGGGGGCGGCTACCTGGAGGGGACGGCCTCGGCAGTCGCAGCGGGAGCGTCGGCGGCCTTGGGCTCGGCTTTGGGTTCAAACAGCACCGCGCACTCCGCGACGCTGAAGCAGACGCGCGTCTTCCCGGAGAGGTTCTTCTTGCTGTAGGGAACAGGGAAATCGGTCTCGACGTTGGGGTGGTCGTTGTCGGGGAAGCCGACGACGAGGGACCAGTTCCCGTCGGGGCGCATCTTTTCCTTGAGGGTGATGAAGTAGGCCGCATGGCGGGCCTTCGCGATCTGGTAGATCGCCTTCGTCCCCATGACGAGGGAACCGCGCGGATCGCCCTTCCGGTGGATCGCCAGGAGGGTCGAGGTGTTCCCCTCCCGCTTCTCCTCGGTCACCTCGATGTCGTAACCGGGATCGGCGACCAGATCGGACTGGAAATGGACCAGCGGCTCTTCCGCCGCCGGGGCGGGAGTCTGGCCAAAACCGGCGCAGGAAAAGGCGAAGAGCACGACAGCGAGGGAAAGGGAAAGGCGCATGGCGACGGGATCGTATCACCGATTGAAAAAGCGTCACGCCTCGGCGATCGGGCTGGGCTAATTCAAGGGGTCGCGAAGAGAAGGTGAGCGCCCTTCGGGACGGGGTACAGACCCTGTACAGGGGGAGGAACCACGCGTCCGAGTGCGGGCGGACCCGAAGCGGCTATTCTTCCAGACGCTTCTCTCCCGATAGGAGTCTGGGCGTATTGGTACTGCTCCCCCTTCAGTACGTACCCTCGGACGCCCCCGGAAGCAGCGGATTTTAAAACAGTTCGGAGACAAGGCGCCGCCAAAGCGCGTCCGCCTAGTTCAGGCCCTCAGAACAGGAGGTTCCAGGAGGGGCGAAGCCCCTCTTGGGCTATAAAGCGGGTTACCTCCAGCTGTACCGGGTCGACCCCGCAAGCCCCAACGGGCCGCCCCACCCCAGGATTGTCTTTTACACAGCGACCGTTACGATCCCGACGTCATGCGCCCCCTCTTCTCCTCCGCGACGCCGCTCCTTGTCCTGGGCCTGGCCCTGGTTCTCCTCGGCGGCCCGGCCTCCCGGACGCATGCCGCCGACACGCTGACCTTCGAGGCCGATCCCTACATGCCCTACACGGGGGACTCGGAAAAGGGGGAGACCGGTTTCATGGTCGACATCGTGAAGGCGGTCTTCGAGGCGAAGGGCTATAACGTCGTCTACCAGTCGACCTCCTGGAACGCCGTCCTCCACCACGCGAAGGAAGGGCGGATCACCGGCATCGTCGGCCTGAGCAAGATCGACGCCCCCGACCTCCTCTTCCCGAAGATCGAGGAAGGCCGGGCGCAGGGGATGTTCTACGTCGGCATCGAGAGCGACTGGAAGTACGCCGGGGCCGGGAGCCTCGACAAGATCGTCCTCGGCATCATCGCCGACTACAAATACAACCCCGAGGTCGGCGCCTACATCACGAAGAACCGGGGCGACGTGAAGAAGATCTTCCCCGTCCTCAGCGACAACAGCCCGCTGACCGCCCTCGCCACCGCCCTCCTCGACAAGCGGATCACGACCTTCGTCGAGGACAAGAACGTCGTCCAATACTTCCTCAAGAGCTACGACAGGGCCGACCGGCTCGTCGAGGCCGGGCCGCTGAAGGCGTCGACCGACCTCTACGTCGCCTTCTCCCCGCTCTTCCTCAACGCGCCGGAGCTCGCCGCCCAGCTCTCCGAGGGCGTCGCCGCGATGCGCGCCGACGGCCGCCTCGGCAAGATCCTCGCCAAATACGGGGTGACCGACTGGGCGACGGCCGCCGCCGCGCAATAGCGGCCCCGCCGTGAAGTCCGCCGCCTCCTCCCTCTCCCTCTTCTCCGCCCGGCTCCGCCTTCGGCTGGCGCCGGGCGAGGGGGCGATGCTGGCGGCGTTGACGGCCCTCTTCTTCTGCCGGGGCGCGGCGGCGGTCTGCTTCGACACGGCGGCGGGGACCGCCTTCCTCTCGGAGTTCGGCGCGGCCCGCCTTCCCTTCATCTACCTCGGCGGGGCGCTGGCGGGGGTCGCCTTCGGGACCCTCTACGTGAGGCTCGCCGCCCGGCCCGGGATGGGGGCACAGCGGCTCCTCCCGGGGACGCTCGCCGTGGCCCTCGGCGTCGCGCTGGGGGCTGCCCTCGCCGTCCGCCACCCGGCCCTCGCCTGCGCCGCGATGCTGTGGAAGGAGATCGCCTTCAACTTCCTCAACATCGTCGTCTGGGGGACGGCGAGCCGCCTCTTCGACGTCCGGCAGGGGAAGCGGCTCTTCGGCTTCGTCGCCGCCGGGGGGATCGCGGCGAACATCGCCGCGGGCCTCGCCGTCCCGGCCCTCGCCCGCTGGGGCGGCGTCCCCGGCCTCTTCTCCGTCTCGGCGGCGGCCCTCGCGGCAGGGCTGGCCGTCCTCCTCGGCATCCTCCGGGCCTTCCCGGAGAAATTCGCCGCCGGCCCCTCCTCCCCCCACGTCAGGCCGGGGAAGAGCGAAGCCGCCGCGCCGGAGGAAGGCGGGGGCGGCGGCGGTCTCTGGCGCTCCCTCGCGGAGGACCGCTACCTGCGGCTCTTCCTCTTCCTCTCGGTCCTCTCGAACTTCGCCTTCTTCTTCACCGACTTCCTCTACTTCGACCGCCTCGACGCGATGTTCCACACCGAGGAGAACCTCGCCGCCTTCATGGGCCGCTTCTCCGCCTGGGTCGGCGTCGGGCAGCTCGTCCTCAGCCTCTTCCTCTCCGGGACGATCCTCAGCCGCTTCGGCCTCGCCGCCGCCCTCGCCGTCCTGCCGTGGGCCTGCGGCTTCGCCGTCTCGGGGGCGGTCGGGGCGCTCTCCCTCTTCGGGACGGGCGGCGGCTTCTTCTGGCTCATCATCGCGGCGAAGCTCGCCGACGAGGTCTTCCGCGCCGCCCTCCTCGGCCCCGCCTTCCGCATTCTCTACCAGCCCCTTCCCGAGGACGAACAGTTCGTGTTCCAGGCGCGGGCCGAGTCGGTGATCGATCCCGCCGGGGCGGGCCTCGCGGGGGGGCTCCTCCTGCTCCTCACCGTCGCGTGGGCCGTCCCTCCCGCGTGGCTCTGCGGCCTCCTCGCCCTCTTCCTCGTCGGCTGGATCGTCGTCGCCCGGAAGATGGGCGGCGAATACGGGCGGCGGCTGGCCCGGGCGCTGACCCGGCGGCGGCTCTCCGGGACCGCCCTGACCCTCGACGACGCCTCGGTCGCCCTCCTCCTGAAAATGGCGGGGAGCGCCGATCCCGGCGCCGTCCTCCACGCCCTCGACCTCCTCGAACGGGCCGACCGCCCCGAATGGCCGCAGCTCCTCGCCGCCGCCCTCCGGCACGAGGCGGAGGAAGTCCGGCTCTGGGCGATCGAACGCATCGGGCGGACGGGAACCCGCTCCCCCGCGCCCTGGGAAGCGCCGCTGCGGGCCCTCTGGATCCCGGGCGGCGCGGCCGAGGCCCGCATCGCCCGGGCGGCACTCGGCGCGGCGATCCGCCTCGGCCATGCGGAGGCCCTCCGCTTCGCGCAGGCCCGTTTCCCCGGCTGCGACGGGGAGACCCGCCGGGAAGTGCTCGCCGCCTTCCTCGCCCGGTCCGCTCCCGCGCCGGAGGAAGGGGGCGTCGAGTCCGGACCCGACGCCTGGGCCGACGAACGGCTGGCCGGGCTCCTCCGATCGGGAACCGCGAGCGACCGCCTCGAGGGGATCGCCGTCCTCACCCGCCTCGGAGCCGAAACCCGTTCCGATCCTCTCAGTTGGCGCACCGCCCTCCTCCCCCTCCTCTTCGATCCCGACGAGAGCGTCCGCCTCGCCGCGCTCCGCGCCGCCCTTCCCCTCGCCGGGGAGGAACTCGTCTCGCCCCTCCTCGCCGCCCTCCGGGAGCGCCCCTTCCGCCCGGCCGCCGCCGCCGCCCTCCACGCCTGCGGCCCCGCGGCGGTCGGCCCCCTCGGCGTCGTCGCGAACGGGGCCGAGACCTTCCCCGCCTCGGCCCGCCGCGTCGCCCTCCGGCTCCTCGGCCGCGCCGAGGCGGGCACAACAGCCTGGGACCACGCCCGGGAGGCCCTCCTCTCCGCTCCCGACGACGAGGACAAGGTCCTCCGGCAGGAACGGCTCCGCGCCCTCGCGCAGACCGGCTGGACCGTCCCGCGCCGGGACCGTGCCGCCTGGCTCGCCCGCCTGACGGAGGAAGCCGGGGAAGCCGCCGGGTTCGACCACCTCGCCCGCCTCCTCGCCGCCCATCCCCCGCTCCGCGAGGCCCTCGAGCGCGAGGCCCGCGAAGCCCGCCTCCAGATCCTCCGCCTCCTCTCCCTCTTCCCGGGGGGCCGGGAACTCCGCGCGCTGGAGACCGTCCTCGTCGGCGAACGGGCCCGTCCGGGAGCGGCCTCCCCCTCGCCCGCCCTCTCCCTCGCCGCCTCCCGCCGCCGCGCCAAGGCCCTCGAACTCCTCGACACCCTCCTCCCCGCCGAGGCGAAAGGCGTCGTCCTCCCCCTCTTCGATCCCGCCCCCGCCTCCCCCACCAACAAGGGCGATCCCGCCGCCCTCCTCCTCGACCTGATCGCCGCCCCCCGCAGCGAGATCCTTCCCTGGACCCGGGCCTGCGCCCTCTACGCCCTCGGCGGGAGCGCCCACGCCCAACCCCGCGCCGGGACCCTGAAATCGGCGCTTCCCGCCCTCCGCGCTTCCGTGGAGGATGAAGAGGAGGAAGCCTTCGTCCGCGAGACCGCCCGCTGGGCCGAAGGCCGCATCCTCGCCCTCGCCCCCACCCCCGGCCATTGACCCGCGACCATGCTGACGATTGAAAAAGTGATGCTGCTGAAGTCGGCCAGCGTCTTCTCCGGCGTCCCGGAGGAGATGCTCGTCGCCCTCGCCGAGACGGCGCGGGAGCGGGAGTTCGCCCCCGGCGCGCCGATCTTCGCCGAGGGCGAGGAAGGGACCTGCCTCTACGTCATCGCCCTCGGGGCCGTCCGCATCCACAAGGGGGACCACCTCCTCGCCCGCCTCGGCGCGCGGCAGGTCTTCGGCGAGCTCGCCGCCCTCGACCCCGAGCCCCGCTCCGCCTCCGCGACCGCCGACGACGCCGGGGCCCTCCTCTTCGAGATCGGCAACGAGGCCCTCTACGAACTCCTCGCCGACCACGCCGAAGTCGCCCGCGACATCATCGCCGTCCTCTGCCGCCGCCTCCGCGACGCCGGGAAGCGGTAGGGGTCACCTCTCCCCGAGGTAACGCCTCCAGCCGTCGCCCCCGTCGTTCTCGGCGGCCTTCCGGACCGCCGCCGCCTGGGCCGCGATCAACCTGCGCATGTGGGCGCGCAGGAACAGGGCATCCGCGAGCGATCCCAGCCAGCCGCAGGGCGTCGTGAAATCGAAACGGTCCTCGACGACGGTCCCGCCGTCCCGCGCGGTGAAGAAATGATCGTGGTCGAAGCGTCGGAACGGACCCTCCACCATCGAATCCCGGAAATGCCCGGGCCGGGCGAAGGCGGTGATCCGGCTGGTCAGCGTCTGGGAGAGGCCGAACTGCCGCGCCCGCCACGTCACCGCGTCGCCGGGACCGAGAAGCCCCCGGGTGACCCCGGCGATCGCCGTGGCCTGCGCCGGGTAGGCGGCCTCGGCATGGAGGTCGACGCTGAGAGCGAGATCGAAGACCCGCTCCGGCGGGGCCTGGATGAAATGAGTGACGATAATGAGGGGCATAAGAGTCGGAATTCAATGTGGATCAGCGTTCTCCCTCGGTCTGGCACAGGTCGCGGGCGGCCTCGCCCCACTGGGGAAACCGGAAGGCAAAGCCTTCCCGGAGGAGCCGGGCCGGGACCACGCGGCGGCTCTTCAGGATCAGCTCGGTCTCGGTCCGCAGGAAGAACGCGGCGATCTCCAGCAGCCAGCCCGGGGTCGGAAGGCCGAAGCCGCCGGGAATCCGCGCGGCGCGGCGGAGCCCCGCCATGAAGGCCCCGTTCGGCAGCGGATGGGGCGCGGCCAGGTTGATGTGGCCCGAGATCGCCCCGTTGCCGATCAGCCAGGAGACGGCGCGGACGAAATCGTCCCCGTGGATCCACGAGACATATTGCCGCCCGTCGCCCGACCGGCCCCCGAGGCCGAGGCGGACGAGCCGCCGCAGGAGGTCGAACGGGCCGCCCGCCCCCGGCGTCATCACGATCGCCGAGCGGAGGAGGACGAGGCGGGTCGCCGGGAGGGGGACCCCGGCCAGCGCCGCCAGCGCCGTCTTTTCCCACGCCGTCGCCACCGCGATGCTGAAGTTCCAGGTCTCGGGCGCTCCCGGCTCGTCGCCTCCCAGGAGGCCCTCCTCGTCGTTCGCCGCGTCGTAACGATGGGCGTAGATCGTCGCCGTGCTGGCCTGGAGCCAGACACGCGGCGGTCGCGCCGCGCGGACAATCGCCTCGCCGAGGACCCGCGTCGAGTCGAGGCGGGAGTCGACGATCTCCTTCCGGTTCGCCGCCGTATAGCGGCAATTCACACTCCGCCCCGCGAGGTTGATCACCGCGTCGGCCCCCTCCAGTTCCGCCTCCCAGCCCCCCGCCGTCCGCCCGTCCCACGGCACCACGCGCCACGGAACGGCGGCGGGCGGCCCCGCCCGGCGGCTGAGGACGACGACTTCATGGCCGTCCCGATGGAAGGCGCGGGCAAGGAGGGTGCCGACCTGGCCGGTCCCTCCGGGAATGACGATTTTCATGATGCGTTTTGGATTTGAAATGGAGATCGGGATCAGACGAGATGCCGCAGGACCAAAGCCCAGAAGGTTCCGGCCATGGCGATGAAGAGGCTGGTGAGGAGGGTATGGCCGATCACGAACTGGGGACCCTTGGGCCAGTCCCGGTGGTCGAAGTAAAAGAAATCGACGGTGAGGCGCATCGTCCAGAAGACGGCGATGAATCCGGTGAGCGCCAGCGCGCTCTTCCCTCCCGCGAGCATCTCCGCATGGAGCACGGCGGTCAGCAGGAAGAAACTGACGATCGTCAGCCCGATCGTGCCGTAGTAGGTCACGAAGATCTTCCGGTTGAAAGGCTCGAGCTTCGCGAAGTCCCTCTTCCACTGCAGCCGCCAGGGAAGCTGGACCCCGGCCGCAATCGCGAAGAGATGGCCGACGGTGGCGAGCCACAGCGCAAGGTTCAGATACCAGCCGACAGGCCGGGCCGCGAGCGCGAGGTGGAGGTGGTGATAGAGCGGAAGGATCAGGGCCTCCATGAACGGCCCGTGGAAGAGGAGCGGGGCCGGGGCCAGGAGCCAGAACCAGGTCCAGACCCTCCGCGCCGGGGCCGGCCACCTCGCCTCGATCCGCAGCGCGCCGCGCTCCGCCAGCACCAGGATTCCCTGCAGGACGAAATAGCAGAACGGCCCGCCCCACCCCCCTCCGGCGGGATAGCTGAGGGCGCTCTCGTGGAGCAGCCCGGAGAGAACGAAGATGGCCGCGATCGACCCCGCCGCCCCAAGCTTCCGCCGGAGCGTCGGGAAAAGGAGGATCCTCCCCAGCTGGACAAAGGCGAGATTCCAGCGGCGGCTCCAGAAATCGTGGAGCGAGGCGCTGCGGAAGGGGTGGTCGAAGAGCGGAGCGACCGGCCAGCCCGCCGCCCGCATCAGGTAAGCCAGGATCTCCGCATAGCCGCGATGGACCGCCAGCAGAATCGCGAGGAGCCCCGCCCAGGCGACGACGGCGGGCGGCAGCGCAGGCTCCAAGAGGGCAAGGAGAAGCGCCAAGACCAAGCCGCCGAGCATCGTCCGGTATCCCTGGAAAAAGCGGGCACTCTCCCCCTCCGGCAGCTCGGCCGCCACCCGCCTTTCGAAGGGCGCAGCATCGATGCCCGGCCACAGCGTCAGGTAGACGAACAGGCCCGTCTTCGGGAACGCCGCGATCCGGTCCCGGGGATAACGGAAGAGGACCGAGCCCTTCAGCAGGTAGAGCATCGCCGCCGAGGCGACGATCAGCCGCTGCCAGGGCGCCAGCGCCGCCCCGCACCCGATCCCCGCCGCCCAGCCCGCGAGCGGAAAGAACCAGCCCGCCGCCCGGCGCAGCGCCGTGCCGGGAAGGAGGTAGAGGGCGGCGACCAGGAGGAACCAAGCGGCGGCGAGGGCGGAGAGGAAGATCATGGGGGGAGGAGAGTTGAAGGTTTCCGCGCGGGAGCGGGACTAGCCGAGGTCGGGCGCGGGAGGGATCTTCGCGAGGGCGTGCTTCCGGCGCATCCGCGAGAGGGTCCAGAAATTGCCGAAATGCATCGCGCCGAGAACCAGGAGGACCTGTCCCACCTTCACGCTCAGCACCTCGATCACCTGCTGCGTGTCGGGGATCTCCGCCGTCGTCTTCAGCGCGAACGTCACGAAACCGAGATTGATGAGGTAGAAGCCGACCACCAGCAGCTGGTTGATCGAATCGGCCAGATCCTCCCGGCCGTCGAAGCAATCGACGAGGAAGACCCGTCCGTTCTTCTTCAGCGTGTGGGCGACGCCGACGGTGAGGAGGAGGCTGATCGCGAGGTAGATGAGGTAGAGGAGGGTGGTGGGGTTCATCGGTTGGATCGGGTTTATTGTTTTATTATTTCTATATTTTCGAAAATTAATGAAAATTAAGCCTAAAAAAAGAGCGCTCCGGTTTCTTCAGATTTTCTTCCCGAGGAACTTCAGGGCGACGGGCATCAGGGCGCTTTGCTCCGAACGGGAGATCCGCTCCATCATCGAGTCGGCGAGCCCGACGAATTCCCCGAGCGCCTTCACCTGCCTGTTGAACGTCGCCGCCTTCTCCCCCTTCAGGGAGCGCGTCTGCGCCTCGCACTCGCGCAGGACGCCGAGGACCGGCTCGATCTCCCGCCGCTTCCGGTTCCGGGCGATCGTGCAGAACATCTTCCAGACATCCTTCTCCGACTCGTAGTAATCCTTCCGCTCCCCCTTCACGATCACGCTGCGGACCAGGCCCCAGTCGATCAGCTCGTGGAGGTTCTGGTGGGCGTTGCCCCGGCTGATCTCCAGCTCGGCCATCACCTCGTCGGTCGTCAGGGGCCGCTCGCTGACCATCAGGAGGGCGTGGATCTGGGCCATCGTCCGGTTGATCCCCCAGGCGCTCCCCATCGTCCCCCAATGGGAGATGAACTCGTCGCGGGCCTTCTTCAGGGCCTCGGTCTCGGCGGGTTTCTCGCTCATATTTTCAATATATTCTGAAAATACAATTTTGTCAATCATCTGTTTTCCTCCCGGCCCCGAATCGGAACCCTCTCCTCTCGACTCCCCGCGCCGGAGTCTGATAGCGTGAAGCCCGCGCGACCGGTAAAACTGGGACAGATGGCCGAGTGGTTTATGGCTGCAGTCTTGAAAACTGCCGTGCCTGCAAAGGCACCGTGGGTTCGAATCCCACTCTGTCCGCAGCGGCCCTACGGGCCGCAAGGCAGAGAAAGCTAAAAAAGCCGGAGGCGATTATCGGATGGCGGGCCGGGAGGTCGGGGCCGCAATCCCACTCTGTCCGGCGCTCCGCGCGGACAGAGAGTCCCAAAAAGCCGGAGTGTCCGCGCCCCTTAATACCCAAATGGCCGAACGCCCTATTCTCCGAACGAAATAGGGCTTAAATGACCGAACGTTGCCCGTTCGTCTGGGAGTTTGTGTTTCATTGTGGTGCGCTAAAATTTTGGATAAAACTGTAAAGAGACATGGAAGATCAAGAATACATCGAGCCTCCTCCACCATGCGCAGAGAGGGTGGCTCGCC from Verrucomicrobium sp. GAS474 encodes the following:
- a CDS encoding MarR family transcriptional regulator, with product MSEKPAETEALKKARDEFISHWGTMGSAWGINRTMAQIHALLMVSERPLTTDEVMAELEISRGNAHQNLHELIDWGLVRSVIVKGERKDYYESEKDVWKMFCTIARNRKRREIEPVLGVLRECEAQTRSLKGEKAATFNRQVKALGEFVGLADSMMERISRSEQSALMPVALKFLGKKI
- a CDS encoding MBOAT family protein, with product MIFLSALAAAWFLLVAALYLLPGTALRRAAGWFFPLAGWAAGIGCGAALAPWQRLIVASAAMLYLLKGSVLFRYPRDRIAAFPKTGLFVYLTLWPGIDAAPFERRVAAELPEGESARFFQGYRTMLGGLVLALLLALLEPALPPAVVAWAGLLAILLAVHRGYAEILAYLMRAAGWPVAPLFDHPFRSASLHDFWSRRWNLAFVQLGRILLFPTLRRKLGAAGSIAAIFVLSGLLHESALSYPAGGGWGGPFCYFVLQGILVLAERGALRIEARWPAPARRVWTWFWLLAPAPLLFHGPFMEALILPLYHHLHLALAARPVGWYLNLALWLATVGHLFAIAAGVQLPWRLQWKRDFAKLEPFNRKIFVTYYGTIGLTIVSFFLLTAVLHAEMLAGGKSALALTGFIAVFWTMRLTVDFFYFDHRDWPKGPQFVIGHTLLTSLFIAMAGTFWALVLRHLV
- a CDS encoding TIGR01777 family oxidoreductase produces the protein MKIVIPGGTGQVGTLLARAFHRDGHEVVVLSRRAGPPAAVPWRVVPWDGRTAGGWEAELEGADAVINLAGRSVNCRYTAANRKEIVDSRLDSTRVLGEAIVRAARPPRVWLQASTATIYAHRYDAANDEEGLLGGDEPGAPETWNFSIAVATAWEKTALAALAGVPLPATRLVLLRSAIVMTPGAGGPFDLLRRLVRLGLGGRSGDGRQYVSWIHGDDFVRAVSWLIGNGAISGHINLAAPHPLPNGAFMAGLRRAARIPGGFGLPTPGWLLEIAAFFLRTETELILKSRRVVPARLLREGFAFRFPQWGEAARDLCQTEGER